The following proteins are encoded in a genomic region of Sesamum indicum cultivar Zhongzhi No. 13 linkage group LG8, S_indicum_v1.0, whole genome shotgun sequence:
- the LOC105168927 gene encoding uncharacterized protein LOC105168927, which produces MAESTGVKSKFESIRGWVVDNKLRTVGGLWASGVIGSLAYNWGQPGKASVKIIHARLHAQALTLAALVGAAVVEYYDHKAGGENANRYPKFLPLDAHSQKD; this is translated from the exons ATGGCAGAATCTACCGGCGTCAAGTCTAAATTTGAATCCATCAGGGGATGGGTCGTTGACAACAAGCTTCGCACCGTTG GTGGGCTATGGGCAAGCGGTGTAATTGGATCACTGGCTTACAATTGGGGTCAGCCTGGCAAGGCTAGTGTTAAGATCATTCACGCTAG GTTGCATGCCCAAGCTCTAACACTGGCTGCATTGGTTGGGGCTGCAGTGGTGGAGTATTATGACCACAAGGCTGGAGGAGAAAATGCAAATCGGTACCCAAAGTTTCTTCCTTTGGATGCTCACTCACAGAAGGATTAG
- the LOC105168928 gene encoding serine/arginine-rich splicing factor SR30 isoform X2, with protein MGRSSRTIYVGNLPGDIRESEVEDLFYKYGPIVDIDLKIPPRPPGYAFVEFEDSRDADDAIRGRDGYNFDGCRLRVELAHGGRGSSSYDRHSSYSSGSSRGGVSRRSDYRVLVTGLPSSASWQDLKDHMRRAGDVCFSQVYRDRDGMRGIVDYTNYDDMKYAIRKLDDSLFRNQYSRAYIRVEEYERRRSYSRSPSRSPYTRSRSPTRSSGDRDRSRSASPRVKRSRRASSRSRSRSVASKSQSGSPPRSVSRSRSRSRTPASPPPEPRHVSASPGRSRSRSLSRSRSRSGSARSD; from the exons ATGGGCCGATCAAGCAGAACCATTTACGTGGGCAATCTTCCTGGGGACATTCGCGAGAGCGAGGTTGAAGATTTGTTTTACAAG TATGGGCCTATTGTTGACATTGATTTGAAAATCCCTCCAAGACCTCCTGGTTATGCTTTTGTTGAG tttgaagATTCTCGTGATGCTGATGATGCCATCCGTGGTCGAGATGGTTATAATTTTGATGGCTGTCGATTGCGG GTTGAACTTGCACATGGAGGGAGAGGATCATCATCATATGATCGTCACAGTAGTTACAGTAGTGGAAGTAGTCGTGGTGGAGTTTCAAGGCGTTCTGACTACCGCG TCTTGGTGACTGGACTTCCTTCTTCTGCTTCATGGCAAGACTTGAAG GATCACATGCGTCGTGCTGGAGATGTCTGTTTTTCTCAAGTTTATCGTGACCGTGATG GCATGCGAGGAATTGTTGACTACACGAACTATGATGACATGAAATATGCG ATAAGGAAGCTTGATGATTCTCTCTTCCGAAATCAATATTCTCGGGCTTACATACGG GTGGAGGAGTATGAGAGGAGGCGTAGTTATTCCAGGAGCCCTAGTCGGAGTCCCTATACAAGAAGCAGAAGCCCAACTCGCAGCTCTGGTGATAGGGACAGGAGTAGAAG TGCTTCTCCAAGGGTGAAACGTTCTCGTCGTGCTTCCTCTAGATCTCGTTCTAGATCCGTTGCATCAAAATCACAATCTGGGTCACCTCCTCGGTCTGTATCTAG ATCTCGGTCAAGATCCAGAACTCCAGCATCCCCT CCTCCTGAGCCCAGACATGTGAGTGCTTCCCCTGGCAGGAGCAGGAGCAGGAGCTTGAGCAGGTCCAGATCCAGATCCGGCTCG GCAAGATCTGACTGA
- the LOC105168928 gene encoding serine/arginine-rich splicing factor SR30 isoform X1: MGRSSRTIYVGNLPGDIRESEVEDLFYKYGPIVDIDLKIPPRPPGYAFVEFEDSRDADDAIRGRDGYNFDGCRLRVELAHGGRGSSSYDRHSSYSSGSSRGGVSRRSDYRVLVTGLPSSASWQDLKDHMRRAGDVCFSQVYRDRDGMRGIVDYTNYDDMKYAIRKLDDSLFRNQYSRAYIRVEEYERRRSYSRSPSRSPYTRSRSPTRSSGDRDRSRSASPRVKRSRRASSRSRSRSVASKSQSGSPPRSVSRSRSRSRTPASPASSGSHHINGRDSPRTHSLNLGIFHNDRSSLIFFHQLLMLQPPEPRHVSASPGRSRSRSLSRSRSRSGSARSD, encoded by the exons ATGGGCCGATCAAGCAGAACCATTTACGTGGGCAATCTTCCTGGGGACATTCGCGAGAGCGAGGTTGAAGATTTGTTTTACAAG TATGGGCCTATTGTTGACATTGATTTGAAAATCCCTCCAAGACCTCCTGGTTATGCTTTTGTTGAG tttgaagATTCTCGTGATGCTGATGATGCCATCCGTGGTCGAGATGGTTATAATTTTGATGGCTGTCGATTGCGG GTTGAACTTGCACATGGAGGGAGAGGATCATCATCATATGATCGTCACAGTAGTTACAGTAGTGGAAGTAGTCGTGGTGGAGTTTCAAGGCGTTCTGACTACCGCG TCTTGGTGACTGGACTTCCTTCTTCTGCTTCATGGCAAGACTTGAAG GATCACATGCGTCGTGCTGGAGATGTCTGTTTTTCTCAAGTTTATCGTGACCGTGATG GCATGCGAGGAATTGTTGACTACACGAACTATGATGACATGAAATATGCG ATAAGGAAGCTTGATGATTCTCTCTTCCGAAATCAATATTCTCGGGCTTACATACGG GTGGAGGAGTATGAGAGGAGGCGTAGTTATTCCAGGAGCCCTAGTCGGAGTCCCTATACAAGAAGCAGAAGCCCAACTCGCAGCTCTGGTGATAGGGACAGGAGTAGAAG TGCTTCTCCAAGGGTGAAACGTTCTCGTCGTGCTTCCTCTAGATCTCGTTCTAGATCCGTTGCATCAAAATCACAATCTGGGTCACCTCCTCGGTCTGTATCTAG ATCTCGGTCAAGATCCAGAACTCCAGCATCCCCT GCTTCAAGTGGGTCTCACCACATCAATGGTCGTGATTCTCCTAGGACTCATTCCTTGAACCTCGGAATATTCCATAATGACCGCAGTTCACTTATATTCTTTCATCAACTTTTGATGCTGCAGCCTCCTGAGCCCAGACATGTGAGTGCTTCCCCTGGCAGGAGCAGGAGCAGGAGCTTGAGCAGGTCCAGATCCAGATCCGGCTCG GCAAGATCTGACTGA
- the LOC105168929 gene encoding serine/threonine-protein phosphatase PP1-like isoform X1: protein MMTMEGVMDTAGGGDIIQRLLDGKGGKQVQLSEAEIRQLCVNARQIFLSEPNLLQIRAPIRICGDIHGQYQDLLRLFEYGGYPPSANYLFLGDYVDRGKQSLETICLLLAYKIRYPDKIFLLRGNHEDAKINRIYGFYDECKRRFNVRLWKIFTDCFNCLPVCALIDEKILCMHGGLSPELKQLDQIKELPRPTEIPDNGLLCDLLWSDPDPRIRGWSDSDRGVSCVFGPDAVSEFLKKNDLDLICRGHQVVEDGYEFFAKRRLVTIFSAPNYGGEFDNAGALLSVDDSLVCSFEIIKPVASGSKVPLKKPPKIGSS from the exons ATGATGACAATGGAGGGGGTGATGGATACGGCGGGGGGGGGTGATATCATACAGCGGCTGTTAGACGGGAAAGGAGGGAAACAGGTGCAGCTTTCTGAGGCGGAGATCCGCCAGCTCTGCGTCAACGCCCGTCAAATCTTCCTCTCCGAGCCCAATCTCCTCCAGATTCGTGCCCCTATTAGGATCTGCG GTGATATACATGGACAGTACCAGGACCTCTTGAGGCTCTTTGAGTATGGTGGGTACCCCCCTTCAGCAAACTACCTATTTCTAGGGGATTATGTCGATAGAGGCAAGCAGAGTTTGGAAACAATATGCTTGCTATTGGCTTACAAAATAAGGTATCCGGACAAAATTTTCCTTTTGAGGGGTAACCATGAAGATGCCAAAATCAACCGCATTTATGGATTTTATGATGAATGCAAGAGGAGATTCAATGTTCGACTCTGGAAGATATTCACCGACTGCTTTAATTGTTTGCCTGTCTGTGCTCTCATAGATGAAAAGATACTTTGCATGCATGGAGGACTTTCTCCAGAGTTAAAACAATTGGATCAGATAAAAGAGCTCCCTAGGCCCACCGAGATCCCAGATAACGGTCTCCTATGTGATTTGCTTTGGTCTGATCCTGATCCTAGGATACGGGGTTGGTCTGATAGTGATAGAGGCGTTTCGTGTGTTTTTGGGCCTGATGCTGTTTCCgaattcttgaagaaaaatgactTGGACCTCATTTGCCGCGGTCATCAG GTGGTGGAGGACGGGTACGAGTTCTTTGCCAAAAGAAGACTTGTCACAATATTTTCAGCTCCAAATTATGGTGGAGAGTTTGACAATGCAGGTGCTCTTTTGAGTGTTGATGACTCACTAGTATGTTCCTTTGAGATAATCAAACCTGTAGCAAGCGGATCAAAGGTGCCCCTAAAAAAG CCCCCTAAGATTGGATCCTCCTGA
- the LOC105168929 gene encoding serine/threonine-protein phosphatase PP1 isozyme 9-like isoform X2, whose translation MMTMEGVMDTAGGGDIIQRLLDGKGGKQVQLSEAEIRQLCVNARQIFLSEPNLLQIRAPIRICGDIHGQYQDLLRLFEYGGYPPSANYLFLGDYVDRGKQSLETICLLLAYKIRYPDKIFLLRGNHEDAKINRIYGFYDECKRRFNVRLWKIFTDCFNCLPVCALIDEKILCMHGGLSPELKQLDQIKELPRPTEIPDNGLLCDLLWSDPDPRIRGWSDSDRGVSCVFGPDAVSEFLKKNDLDLICRGHQVVEDGYEFFAKRRLVTIFSAPNYGGEFDNAAP comes from the exons ATGATGACAATGGAGGGGGTGATGGATACGGCGGGGGGGGGTGATATCATACAGCGGCTGTTAGACGGGAAAGGAGGGAAACAGGTGCAGCTTTCTGAGGCGGAGATCCGCCAGCTCTGCGTCAACGCCCGTCAAATCTTCCTCTCCGAGCCCAATCTCCTCCAGATTCGTGCCCCTATTAGGATCTGCG GTGATATACATGGACAGTACCAGGACCTCTTGAGGCTCTTTGAGTATGGTGGGTACCCCCCTTCAGCAAACTACCTATTTCTAGGGGATTATGTCGATAGAGGCAAGCAGAGTTTGGAAACAATATGCTTGCTATTGGCTTACAAAATAAGGTATCCGGACAAAATTTTCCTTTTGAGGGGTAACCATGAAGATGCCAAAATCAACCGCATTTATGGATTTTATGATGAATGCAAGAGGAGATTCAATGTTCGACTCTGGAAGATATTCACCGACTGCTTTAATTGTTTGCCTGTCTGTGCTCTCATAGATGAAAAGATACTTTGCATGCATGGAGGACTTTCTCCAGAGTTAAAACAATTGGATCAGATAAAAGAGCTCCCTAGGCCCACCGAGATCCCAGATAACGGTCTCCTATGTGATTTGCTTTGGTCTGATCCTGATCCTAGGATACGGGGTTGGTCTGATAGTGATAGAGGCGTTTCGTGTGTTTTTGGGCCTGATGCTGTTTCCgaattcttgaagaaaaatgactTGGACCTCATTTGCCGCGGTCATCAG GTGGTGGAGGACGGGTACGAGTTCTTTGCCAAAAGAAGACTTGTCACAATATTTTCAGCTCCAAATTATGGTGGAGAGTTTGACAATGCAG CCCCCTAA
- the LOC105168930 gene encoding uncharacterized protein LOC105168930 has protein sequence MGLGAADLLDDGDGGGGGKASALAAAVSCSICLDVVMDSGDRSWAKLQCGHQFHLDCIGSAFNIKGAMQCPNCRKIEKGQWLYANGSRPLPEFSMDDWAHDEDLYDLSYSEMSFGVHWCPFSGLTRLPSSFDEGEVQSSAYHDLLGHHAVFAEHTPVSSTTHPCPYIAYFGPVHPSSSTSNGNVSDGSSFNNHWSGLSVPXXXXXXXXXXSLDVHYHSWEHSSPFAASSRFGSTDQPSIPSVTQRTARNSSDIPRPGMHPFIIGHSSASRAPSSVTSSVIPTYPATVARPRERPPSLQAYFQQSTSVPVARASLISTGRRSSSHRGLAQVAPIASSSDQSSGFYFFSSSSSGRTFQEAENPLRDRFNGWEREHQPAFPLSQVDRDSIWGPFHPPTGGSDAGIRHGSFRQRHGSERMPSQNRS, from the exons ATGGGGTTGGGCGCCGCGGATCTTCTGGACGACGGTGATGGAGGTGGAGGGGGCAAGGCATCGGCGTTGGCGGCGGCGGTGTCCTGCTCGATTTGCTTGGATGTGGTGATGGATAGCGGGGATAGATCTTGGGCTAAGCTTCAATGCGGTCATCAATTCCATCTCG ATTGCATAGGTTCAGCATTCAATATTAAGGGAGCAATGCAGTGTCCCAACTGTCGGAAAATTGAGAAGGGACAATGGCTTTATGCAAATGGCAGTCGTCCGCTGCCTGAGTTTAGCATGGATGATTGGGCCCATGATGAGGATCTGTATGATCTAAGTTATTCTGAAATG TCATTTGGCGTTCATTGGTGTCCGTTCAGTGGTTTAACTAGGCTACCGTCATCTTTTGA TGAAGGAGAGGTTCAATCAAGTGCAT ATCACGATCTTCTCGGACACCATGCCGTCTTTGCTGAACATACACCTGTGTCATCCACAACTCATCCTTGCCCGTACATTGCATATTTTGGGCCAGTTCATCCATCTTCTTCAACCTCCAATGGGAATGTGTCTGATGGATCTAGCTTTAATAATCACTGGAGTGGTCTGTCTGTTCCANNNNNNNNNNNNNNNNNNNNNNNNNNNN TTTCCCTTGATGTTCATTATCACAGTTGGGAGCATTCTTCTCCTTTTGCTGCAAGTAGCCGCTTTGGCAGCACGGATCAACCCTCCATTCCATCTGTGACTCAGAGAACAGCTAGGAACAGTTCTGATATCCCAAGACCTGGAATGCACCCATTTATTATTGGTCACAG CTCTGCTAGTAGAGCTCCCAGCTCTGTTACCTCATCTGTGATTCCAACTTACCCCGCTACTGTTGCTCGGCCACGTGAACGTCCTCCATCCCTTCAAGCGTATTTTCAGCAGTCAACTAGTGTCCCAGTAGCACGTGCTTCTCTTATATCCACCGGACGAAGATCTAGCAGCCACAGGGGTTTGGCCCAAGTTGCACCAATCGCGTCATCATCAGATCAGTCTAGTGGCTTTTACTTCTTCTCATCGAGCTCATCTGGAAGAACCTTCCAAGAAGCTGAAAATCCCCTTCGTGATCGTTTCAATGGTTGGGAGCGTGAGCACCAGCCTGCCTTCCCCTTAAGCCAGGTCGATAGAGATTCAATATGGGGGCCTTTCCACCCACCGACCGGAGGATCTGATGCTGGAATCAGACACGGCAGTTTCCGCCAGAGGCATGGATCTGAGAGGATGCCATCTCAAAATCGGTCATAG
- the LOC105168931 gene encoding uncharacterized protein LOC105168931, which translates to MEGNTKKTMAMISVCCILMVCMLSVHSIATKGSTRRLLFGENLPIIGHDDEIPDWMRFNNRRLLSGKNRRLLSGGNLPILGHDDEIPDWMSLNKRRLLTDENLPILGHDDEIPDWMRFTKRRLLAGENLPILGHDDETPDSMSLNKRRLLSGENLPVVGHDDEIPDWMSSNKRRLLSSENLPVVGHDDEIPDWMSSNKRRLLAAENLPIVGHDDEIPDWMSLNKRRLRAAENLPIVGHDDEIPDWMRLNKRRLLAAENLPIVGHDDEIPDWMRLNKRRRL; encoded by the exons ATGGAGGGGAATACCAAGAAAACGATGGCCATGATCTCAGTATGTTGTATACTCATGGTTTGCATGCTGTCTGTCCATTCAATCGCTACCAAAGGCTCCACTCGTCGTCTATTGTTTGGTGAAAATCTTCCAATCATAGGACATGATGATGAAATTCCTGATTGGATGAGGTTTAACAATCGTCGTCTTCTCTCTGGTAAAAACCGCCGTCTTCTCTCTGGTGGGAATCTTCCAATTTTGGGGCATGATGATGAAATCCCGGATTGGATGAGTTTAAACAAACGTCGCCTTCTCACAGACGAAAATCTGCCAATTTTGGGGCACGATGATGAAATCCCGGACTGGATGAGGTTCACTAAGCGTCGTCTTCTCGCAGGCGAAAATCTCCCAATTCTGGGGCACGATGACGAAACCCCGGACTCGATGAGCTTAAACAAGCGTCGTCTTCTCTCAGGCGAAAATCTCCCAGTTGTGGGGCACGACGATGAAATTCCCGATTGGATGAGCTCAAACAAGCGTCGTCTTCTCTCAAGCGAAAATCTCCCAGTTGTAGGGCACGACGATGAAATTCCCGATTGGATGAGCTCAAACAAGCGTCGCCTTCTCGCAGCCGAAA ATCTCCCAATTGTGGGGCACGACGATGAAATCCCGGATTGGATGAGCTTAAACAAGCGCCGTCTTCGCGCAGCCGAAAATCTCCCAATTGTGGGGCACGACGATGAAATCCCGGATTGGATGAGGTTAAACAAGCGTCGTCTTCTCGCAGCCGAAAATCTACCGATTGTGGGGCACGATGATGAAATCCCGGATTGGATGAGGTTAAACAAACGTCGTCGTCTCTAA